A single Nicotiana tabacum cultivar K326 chromosome 5, ASM71507v2, whole genome shotgun sequence DNA region contains:
- the LOC107813560 gene encoding BOI-related E3 ubiquitin-protein ligase 1 isoform X1, with protein sequence MAVQAQYPSNVLFLNRNVQEGKSQIGNNYSLQHQQGGGFGESFLDPTQMLFNPGVGANSRKRGREHTSPTTTAALNPLISMQSQPQLIDLTQLHTPQQQQQQQQQTNIVSTGLRLAFEDQSHQQRQLYSVSPQSSQSSILLKEDLASHFKQQQDEIEHFLRDQGEQLRLTLEEKRKRHYHALLGAAEETIARRLREKDTEVEKATRRNAELEARAVQLTAEARAWQAKAREQEVTAATLQAQLQQVAMMNGGINLPERDDGGGISCCGEAEDAESAFVDPDRVVESTGPSCKGCRKRFASVVMLPCRHLCLCTECDAVAQSCPLCRSIRSSSVEVFLF encoded by the exons ATGGCTGTTCAAGCTCAATACCCATCAAATGTTCTCTTTCTAAACAGAAATGTACAAGAAGGAAAGAGCCAAATTGGCAACAATTATTCATTACAACATCAACAAGGTGGAGGTTTTGGTGAATCATTTCTTGATCCAACACAAATGCTATTCAATCCAGGAG TTGGGGCGAATTCGCGAAAGAGAGGAAGAGAACATACCTCACCTACTACAACTGCAGCATTGAATCCATTAATCTCAATGCAATCTCAGCCGCAGCTCATTGATCTAACTCAGCTTCACACAccgcagcagcagcagcaacaacaacaacaaacaaatattGTATCTACAGGTCTTCGTTTAGCTTTCGAAGATCAATCGCATCAACAGCGACAACTATACTCTGTTTCTCCTCAATCCTCTCAATCATCAATTTTACTAAAAGAAGATTTGGCTTCTCATTTCAAACAGCAACAAGACGAAATTGAACATTTCCTCCGAGACCAG GGAGAACAATTGAGGCTTACTTTAGAGGAGAAAAGGAAGCGGCACTATCATGCGCTGTTGGGAGCAGCGGAGGAAACAATAGCACGAAGGTTAAGAGAAAAGGATACAGAAGTAGAGAAAGCAACGAGACGCAATGCGGAGCTAGAAGCGCGTGCTGTACAACTGACAGCGGAGGCGCGTGCGTGGCAAGCGAAGGCACGTGAGCAGGAAGTCACTGCGGCAACGCTGCAAGCACAGCTGCAGCAGGTGGCAATGATGAACGGCGGAATCAACCTTCCAGAGAGAGATGACGGCGGCGGAATTTCCTGCTGCGGAGAGGCGGAGGATGCCGAGTCAGCGTTCGTTGACCCGGACCGGGTCGTTGAGTCAACTGGACCGAGTTGCAAGGGCTGTCGAAAGCGGTTCGCTTCGGTTGTGATGTTGCCGTGTAGACATTTGTGTCTTTGTACAGAATGTGATGCTGTGGCCCAATCTTGCCCACTGTGTCGATCCATTAGAAGCTCAAGTGTTGAAGTCTTTCTTTTTTAG
- the LOC107813561 gene encoding beta-amylase 3, chloroplastic produces MSLTLHSSTSFINKKETKNSRHHDDISNMTCFAQIKPSFHLKAKNSKEIQFFAPNMEGRNINNEEEGEKLHVLTTSTHSNNSSTTKVPVFVMLPLDTINIGGNLNKPRAMNASLMALKSAGVEGVMVDCWWGLVEKDGPLKYNWDGYYELVKMVQEHGLKLQVVMSFHQCGGNVGDSCSIPLPPWVLEEISKNPDLVYTDRSGRRNPEYISLGCDLLPVIRGRTPIQVYTEFMRSFRERFKNYLGDVIVEIQVGMGPCGELRYPSYPESNGTWRFPGIGEFQCYDKYMKASLAAAAEAKGKNDWGRGGPHDSGQYNQFPEDTGFFKRDGTWNNEYGQFFLEWYSGKLLEHGDRILGSAEGIFRGTGAKLSGKVAGIHWHYNTRSHAAELTAGYYNTRHRDGYLPIARMFAKHGVVFNFTCMEMRDGEQPQSANCSPEGLVRQVKKATQIAGIELAGENALERYDGGGYAQVLATSKSESGNGLSAFTYLRLNKRLFEPENWRNLVEFVKNMSEGGKTRLPECDTSRTDLYVGFVKESHAKKTADAVVV; encoded by the exons atgtCTTTAACACTTCATTCTTCAACTTCTTTTATcaataaaaaagaaacaaaaaattcaaGACATCATGATGATATCTCAAACATGACTTGCTTTGCTCAAATCAAGCCATCATTCCATCTCAAAGCAAAgaattccaaagaaattcaattcTTTGCTCCTAATATGGAAGGAAGAAATATAAACaatgaagaagaaggagagaAACTTCATGTACTAACAACTAGTACTCATAGCAATAATAGTAGTACCACAAAGGTACCAGTTTTTGTGATGTTACCACTTGATACTATAAATATTGGAGGGAACTTGAACAAGCCGAGAGCGATGAATGCTAGTTTAATGGCATTAAAAAGTGCTGGAGTTGAAGGAGTAATGGTGGATTGTTGGTGGGGTTTAGTTGAAAAAGATGGACCTTTGAAATATAATTGGGATGGATATTATGAACTTGTAAAAATGGTTCAAGAACATGGTTTGAAGCTTCAAGTTGTCATGTCTTTTCATCAATGTGGTGGCAATGTTGGAGACTCTTGCAG TATCCCTCTACCTCCATGGGTACTTGAAGAAATCAGCAAAAATCCTGATCTTGTTTACACAGACAGATCAGGCAGGAGAAATCCTGAGTACATTTCCTTAGGTTGTGATTTATTACCTGTAATCAGAGGAAGAACACCAATTCAAGTATACACTGAATTTATGAGAAGTTTCAGAGAAAGATTCAAGAATTATTTGGGAGATGTTATAGTG GAAATACAAGTGGGAATGGGTCCTTGTGGGGAACTGAGATATCCATCTTATCCAGAAAGCAATGGTACTTGGAGATTTCCTGGAATTGGAGAATTTCAGTGCTATGACAAG TACATGAAAGCTTCACTAGCAGCAGCtgcagaagcaaagggaaagaatGACTGGGGCCGGGGCGGGCCCCACGATTCGGGACAATACAATCAGTTTCCAGAGGACACTGGATTTTTCAAAAGGGATGGAACATGGAACAATGAATATGGACAGTTTTTCCTAGAATGGTATTCAGGGAAATTATTGGAACACGGCGATAGAATCCTAGGATCAGCAGAAGGTATATTTAGAGGAACTGGAGCTAAATTATCAGGAAAAGTAGCTGGAATTCATTGGCATTATAACACAAGATCACATGCAGCAGAATTAACAGCAGGATACTATAATACAAGGCATAGAGATGGTTATCTACCTATAGCACGTATGTTCGCGAAACATGGTGTCGTGTTTAACTTTACGTGTATGGAAATGAGAGATGGCGAACAGCCACAGAGTGCAAATTGCTCGCCAGAAGGTTTGGTTCGACAAGTGAAAAAGGCGACTCAAATTGCTGGAATTGAACTAGCCGGAGAAAACGCGCTGGAAAGGTATGATGGAGGAGGATATGCACAAGTTTTGGCAACAAGTAAATCAGAGTCTGGAAATGGATTGAGTGCATTTACTTACTTGAGATTGAACAAACGGTTATTCGAACCAGAGAATTGGCGAAATCTCGTTGAATTTGTGAAGAACATGTCTGAAGGAGGTAAAACAAGACTTCCAGAATGTGACACAAGCAGGACAGACCTATATGTTGGATTTGTCAAAGAGAGTCATGCCAAAAAAACTGCAGACGCTGTAGTTGTGTAA
- the LOC107813560 gene encoding E3 ubiquitin-protein ligase BOI isoform X2, with protein MLFNPGVGANSRKRGREHTSPTTTAALNPLISMQSQPQLIDLTQLHTPQQQQQQQQQTNIVSTGLRLAFEDQSHQQRQLYSVSPQSSQSSILLKEDLASHFKQQQDEIEHFLRDQGEQLRLTLEEKRKRHYHALLGAAEETIARRLREKDTEVEKATRRNAELEARAVQLTAEARAWQAKAREQEVTAATLQAQLQQVAMMNGGINLPERDDGGGISCCGEAEDAESAFVDPDRVVESTGPSCKGCRKRFASVVMLPCRHLCLCTECDAVAQSCPLCRSIRSSSVEVFLF; from the exons ATGCTATTCAATCCAGGAG TTGGGGCGAATTCGCGAAAGAGAGGAAGAGAACATACCTCACCTACTACAACTGCAGCATTGAATCCATTAATCTCAATGCAATCTCAGCCGCAGCTCATTGATCTAACTCAGCTTCACACAccgcagcagcagcagcaacaacaacaacaaacaaatattGTATCTACAGGTCTTCGTTTAGCTTTCGAAGATCAATCGCATCAACAGCGACAACTATACTCTGTTTCTCCTCAATCCTCTCAATCATCAATTTTACTAAAAGAAGATTTGGCTTCTCATTTCAAACAGCAACAAGACGAAATTGAACATTTCCTCCGAGACCAG GGAGAACAATTGAGGCTTACTTTAGAGGAGAAAAGGAAGCGGCACTATCATGCGCTGTTGGGAGCAGCGGAGGAAACAATAGCACGAAGGTTAAGAGAAAAGGATACAGAAGTAGAGAAAGCAACGAGACGCAATGCGGAGCTAGAAGCGCGTGCTGTACAACTGACAGCGGAGGCGCGTGCGTGGCAAGCGAAGGCACGTGAGCAGGAAGTCACTGCGGCAACGCTGCAAGCACAGCTGCAGCAGGTGGCAATGATGAACGGCGGAATCAACCTTCCAGAGAGAGATGACGGCGGCGGAATTTCCTGCTGCGGAGAGGCGGAGGATGCCGAGTCAGCGTTCGTTGACCCGGACCGGGTCGTTGAGTCAACTGGACCGAGTTGCAAGGGCTGTCGAAAGCGGTTCGCTTCGGTTGTGATGTTGCCGTGTAGACATTTGTGTCTTTGTACAGAATGTGATGCTGTGGCCCAATCTTGCCCACTGTGTCGATCCATTAGAAGCTCAAGTGTTGAAGTCTTTCTTTTTTAG